In Nonomuraea sp. NBC_00507, the following are encoded in one genomic region:
- the rmuC gene encoding DNA recombination protein RmuC: MDVVSLLIGLAVGLLIGFLVARTRAAVRVAEADARAKSAAEKLVYVEEQLAERFQALSTRALDVNNIRFLELAETRLAASRAEAAGELEQRKQAVEHLVEPLKDALARVESQLRDTESGQRAARAELAKEMEFVRQSHEQLRSQTTALVRALQRPEARGRWGELQLRRVAEIAGMQRHCDFDEQVTEGSMRPDMVVRLAGGKNIVVDSKVSLAAYLEAAEASDESLATVRLDAHARHVREHIDRLAAKAYWQAFNPSPEFVVLFIPGEAFLAPALERDPTLLEYAMARRVHIATPTTLITMLRTAHYAWQQAALSENARAVFELGKELYERLSSLGRNVDALGKALTRAVEAYNKSVGSLESRVLVTARKLHDLGVVDGELDSPEMLDGLPRPLSSPELLETSPLLSSSNGKLAHGSQ, translated from the coding sequence GTGGACGTCGTCTCGCTTCTCATCGGGCTCGCCGTCGGGCTGCTCATCGGGTTCCTGGTCGCCAGGACGCGGGCGGCGGTGCGGGTGGCCGAGGCCGACGCGCGAGCCAAGAGCGCCGCGGAAAAGCTCGTCTACGTCGAGGAGCAGCTGGCCGAGCGGTTCCAGGCACTGTCCACGCGCGCGCTCGACGTCAACAACATCCGTTTCCTGGAGCTGGCCGAGACCAGGCTGGCGGCCAGCCGCGCCGAGGCCGCGGGCGAGTTGGAGCAGCGCAAGCAGGCGGTCGAGCACCTGGTCGAGCCGCTGAAGGACGCGCTGGCGCGGGTCGAGTCGCAGCTGCGCGACACCGAGTCCGGCCAGCGCGCGGCGCGGGCCGAGCTGGCCAAGGAGATGGAGTTCGTGCGCCAGAGCCACGAGCAGCTGCGCTCCCAGACCACCGCCCTGGTCCGGGCCCTGCAGCGGCCGGAGGCGCGCGGCCGGTGGGGAGAGCTGCAGCTGCGCAGAGTCGCCGAGATCGCCGGCATGCAGCGTCACTGCGACTTCGACGAGCAGGTCACGGAGGGCTCCATGCGGCCCGACATGGTCGTGCGGCTCGCGGGCGGCAAGAACATCGTGGTGGACTCCAAGGTCTCGCTGGCGGCCTATCTGGAGGCCGCTGAGGCGTCGGACGAGTCGCTGGCCACGGTCCGGCTCGACGCACACGCCAGGCACGTGCGCGAGCACATCGACCGGCTGGCCGCCAAGGCCTACTGGCAGGCGTTCAATCCGTCGCCGGAGTTCGTGGTGTTGTTCATCCCCGGCGAGGCGTTCCTGGCGCCGGCGCTCGAACGCGACCCCACACTGCTGGAGTACGCCATGGCGCGGCGCGTCCACATCGCCACGCCCACGACCCTGATCACCATGCTGCGCACCGCCCACTACGCCTGGCAGCAGGCCGCGCTGAGCGAAAACGCGCGAGCCGTCTTCGAACTGGGCAAGGAGCTGTACGAGCGGCTCTCGTCGCTGGGCAGGAACGTCGATGCGCTCGGCAAGGCGTTGACCCGGGCCGTGGAGGCCTACAACAAGTCGGTCGGATCGCTCGAAAGCCGCGTCCTGGTCACCGCGCGCAAGCTACACGATCTGGGCGTCGTGGACGGCGAGCTCGACTCTCCCGAGATGCTCGACGGGCTCCCGAGACCCCTGTCATCCCCCGAACTACTCGAAACGTCGCCTCTGCTTTCCAGCTCGAACGGTAAGTTGGCTCACGGGTCGCAGTAA
- a CDS encoding DUF6542 domain-containing protein, translated as MTARGAIALALVATLAGYIVAALIDVQEVVGAAFVLASLLGVLLVNRRELLSLVVTPPLVFFCATLFVELGRAFGSVSIVQSLALGLYTSMTRGAPWLFAGSAIVLGVAWRRGLRDNVRDLRAELKAGAEVPRPRQPFVPEPEGYFEPKVYGTPRGDD; from the coding sequence TTGACCGCTCGCGGCGCCATCGCGCTCGCCTTGGTCGCCACCCTGGCGGGCTACATCGTGGCGGCGCTGATCGATGTCCAGGAGGTGGTGGGCGCGGCCTTCGTCCTGGCCAGCCTGCTGGGGGTGCTCCTGGTCAACCGGCGTGAGCTGCTGTCGCTGGTGGTGACGCCGCCGCTCGTGTTCTTCTGCGCCACGCTGTTCGTGGAGCTGGGGCGGGCATTCGGCTCGGTGTCGATCGTGCAGTCGCTGGCCCTCGGCCTCTACACCTCGATGACGCGGGGCGCGCCGTGGTTGTTCGCCGGGTCGGCCATCGTGCTGGGCGTGGCCTGGCGGCGTGGGCTGCGGGACAACGTACGCGACCTGCGGGCGGAGCTGAAGGCGGGCGCGGAGGTGCCGCGCCCGCGCCAGCCGTTCGTGCCCGAGCCCGAGGGCTATTTCGAGCCCAAGGTCTACGGGACGCCACGCGGCGACGATTAG
- a CDS encoding 4-hydroxy-3-methylbut-2-enyl diphosphate reductase, with protein sequence MEPQTLTSRRVLVAKPRGYCAGVDRAVVAVEKALEQYGAPIYVRKQIVHNTHVVKTLEARGAIFVEETEEVPEGAIVVFSAHGVSPAVHAEAKQRGLRTIDATCPLVTKVHNEAKRFAGQDYEILLIGHEGHEEVEGTAGEAPEHIQLVDGLDSVDRVQVKDPSKLIWLSQTTLSVDETTETVSKLKQRFPNLLDPPSDDICYATQNRQIAVKEIAAEAQLVIVVGSENSSNSKRLVEVAKDYGADASYLVDNARFIRDEWLEGVTTVGVTSGASVPEELVEEVLAHLAEHGFGDVTEVEPVQESMRFALPHELRKDLRIVS encoded by the coding sequence ATGGAGCCCCAGACCCTCACTTCCCGCCGAGTCCTTGTAGCCAAGCCACGGGGCTACTGTGCCGGAGTCGATCGAGCCGTGGTAGCGGTCGAGAAGGCTCTGGAGCAGTACGGCGCTCCGATCTACGTACGCAAGCAGATCGTCCACAACACCCACGTCGTCAAGACGCTCGAGGCCAGGGGCGCCATCTTCGTCGAGGAGACCGAGGAGGTCCCCGAGGGCGCGATCGTGGTGTTCTCCGCCCACGGCGTCTCGCCGGCCGTGCACGCCGAGGCGAAGCAGCGCGGCCTGCGCACCATCGACGCCACCTGCCCGCTGGTCACCAAGGTGCACAACGAGGCGAAGAGGTTCGCGGGACAGGACTACGAGATCCTGCTGATCGGGCACGAGGGCCACGAGGAGGTCGAGGGCACCGCCGGAGAGGCCCCCGAGCACATCCAGCTCGTCGACGGCCTCGACTCGGTCGACCGGGTGCAGGTGAAGGACCCGAGCAAGCTGATCTGGTTGTCGCAGACCACGCTGTCGGTCGACGAGACCACCGAGACCGTCTCCAAGCTCAAGCAACGTTTCCCCAACCTCCTCGACCCGCCGAGCGACGACATCTGCTACGCCACCCAGAACCGGCAGATCGCGGTCAAGGAGATCGCCGCCGAGGCGCAACTGGTGATCGTGGTCGGCTCGGAAAACTCCTCCAACTCCAAGCGCCTGGTCGAGGTGGCCAAGGACTACGGCGCCGACGCCTCCTATCTGGTCGACAACGCAAGGTTCATCCGCGACGAGTGGCTGGAGGGCGTCACCACGGTCGGCGTCACCAGCGGCGCCTCGGTCCCTGAAGAGCTGGTCGAGGAGGTGCTCGCGCACCTGGCCGAGCACGGGTTCGGCGACGTGACCGAGGTCGAGCCGGTGCAGGAGAGCATGCGCTTCGCCCTGCCTCACGAGCTGCGCAAGGACCTCAGGATCGTCTCGTAG
- the xseA gene encoding exodeoxyribonuclease VII large subunit, which produces MTEKTSPESPLPIRTVLQMVGGWIARLGTVWVEGQITDLSARGGTVFLTLRDPVANVSARVTAPRGVYEAAVPRPADGARVVMQVKPDFWVNKGSFAFTALEIRPVGVGELLARLERLRQLLAAEGLFGAERKRRLPFLPGTIGLICGRDSAAERDVLENSRRRWPAVRFKVEEVAVQGPYAVGEVTEALRKLDVDADVDVIVVARGGGSLEDLLPFSDETLVRAVAACRTPVVSAIGHEQDSPLLDLVADVRASTPTDAAKKVVPDVGEQLTLVRQLRDRGRRVVSGWLDREMSWLTSVRSRPSLADPVRELERRAEQVESLRDRARRSLSGSLDRAADDLVHLRARLVALSPAATLERGYAIVQHPSGEVVRLAKDVAPGSPLTIRLSDDRLSVRVENDDT; this is translated from the coding sequence ATGACCGAGAAGACCTCGCCCGAGTCCCCGCTCCCCATCCGCACAGTCCTGCAGATGGTGGGCGGCTGGATCGCCAGGCTCGGCACGGTCTGGGTCGAGGGGCAGATCACCGATCTGAGCGCCCGCGGCGGCACGGTGTTCCTGACCCTGCGCGACCCGGTCGCCAACGTGTCCGCCAGGGTCACCGCTCCGCGTGGCGTCTACGAGGCGGCCGTGCCGCGACCGGCCGACGGCGCCAGGGTCGTCATGCAGGTGAAGCCGGACTTCTGGGTCAACAAGGGCTCGTTCGCCTTCACCGCGTTGGAGATCCGCCCGGTCGGCGTGGGCGAGCTGCTGGCCAGGCTGGAGCGGCTCAGGCAGTTGCTGGCCGCCGAAGGGCTCTTCGGCGCCGAGAGGAAGCGGCGGCTGCCGTTCCTGCCGGGCACGATCGGGCTCATCTGCGGCCGCGACTCCGCGGCCGAGCGCGACGTGCTGGAAAACTCCCGCCGGCGCTGGCCCGCCGTGCGGTTCAAGGTCGAGGAAGTGGCCGTCCAGGGACCCTACGCGGTGGGCGAGGTGACGGAGGCGCTCCGCAAGCTGGACGTGGACGCCGATGTCGACGTGATCGTCGTCGCCCGCGGCGGCGGCTCTCTGGAGGACCTCCTGCCGTTCTCCGACGAGACGCTCGTCCGCGCGGTGGCGGCCTGCCGCACGCCCGTCGTGAGCGCGATCGGGCACGAGCAGGACAGCCCGCTGCTCGACCTGGTGGCGGATGTGCGCGCGTCCACCCCCACCGACGCCGCCAAGAAGGTCGTGCCCGACGTCGGCGAGCAGCTGACGCTGGTGCGCCAGCTGCGCGACCGGGGCCGCAGGGTGGTGAGCGGCTGGCTCGACCGGGAGATGTCCTGGCTGACGTCCGTGCGCTCGCGGCCCTCGCTGGCCGACCCCGTACGCGAGCTCGAGCGCAGGGCCGAGCAGGTCGAGTCCCTGCGTGACCGGGCCAGGCGCTCGTTGTCCGGCTCGCTCGACCGGGCCGCCGACGACCTGGTCCATCTGCGGGCCCGCCTGGTCGCGCTGTCCCCGGCGGCCACGCTGGAGCGGGGATACGCCATCGTCCAGCACCCGTCGGGCGAGGTGGTGCGCCTGGCCAAGGACGTGGCGCCCGGCTCACCGCTGACGATCCGCCTGTCCGACGACAGACTGAGCGTTCGGGTGGAAAACGATGACACGTAG
- a CDS encoding TetR/AcrR family transcriptional regulator: MRERRSLPLVGQPQPERADAARNRQKIIDVAARMVAERGAADLSLDEVARVAGVGVGTVYRRFGDRSGLVYALLDERERRFQSAFFAGPPPLGPGAPAGERITAFLHALVERIVAQQELFLLLEQGGKSGGFSGPYRVHHIHLATLLTEACPHANAPFLADALLAPINARLIALQTEERGMSIDEIKSGLTALAAAVTRA, from the coding sequence GTGCGCGAACGTCGATCGTTGCCCCTGGTCGGGCAGCCCCAGCCGGAGCGGGCCGACGCCGCGCGCAACCGTCAGAAGATCATCGACGTGGCGGCCCGGATGGTCGCCGAACGCGGCGCCGCCGACCTGTCGCTCGACGAAGTGGCCCGCGTGGCCGGTGTCGGCGTGGGCACCGTCTACCGGCGCTTCGGCGACCGGAGCGGGCTGGTCTACGCGCTGCTCGACGAGCGGGAACGACGGTTCCAGTCGGCCTTCTTCGCCGGCCCGCCGCCGCTCGGGCCCGGCGCCCCGGCCGGTGAGCGGATCACGGCGTTCCTGCACGCGCTCGTCGAGCGCATCGTGGCGCAGCAGGAGCTGTTCCTCCTGCTGGAGCAGGGCGGCAAGAGTGGCGGGTTCAGCGGGCCCTACCGGGTGCACCACATCCACCTGGCGACGCTGCTCACCGAGGCCTGTCCGCATGCCAACGCGCCGTTCCTGGCCGACGCGCTGCTCGCGCCGATCAACGCCCGTCTGATCGCCCTGCAGACCGAGGAGCGCGGCATGAGCATCGACGAGATCAAGTCCGGCCTGACGGCACTCGCCGCCGCCGTCACCCGCGCTTAG
- a CDS encoding nitroreductase family deazaflavin-dependent oxidoreductase, which yields MPNEFNQQIIDEFRANEGRVGGMFEGSPLVLLTTTGARSGKPVTTPVMYLEDGDRYVVIASNAGADNHPAWYHNLRATPSAAVEVGTETFEAKAVFIEGEERDRLYARMVAQAPGFAEYEAKTSRRIPVVALLPQAA from the coding sequence ATGCCGAACGAGTTCAACCAGCAGATCATCGACGAGTTCCGGGCCAACGAAGGCCGCGTCGGCGGCATGTTCGAAGGCTCACCGCTCGTGCTGCTCACCACCACGGGAGCCAGGAGCGGCAAGCCGGTCACCACCCCGGTGATGTATCTCGAGGACGGCGATCGTTACGTCGTCATCGCGTCCAATGCCGGCGCGGACAACCACCCCGCCTGGTACCACAACCTGCGGGCCACGCCCTCGGCCGCCGTGGAGGTCGGAACGGAGACGTTCGAGGCCAAGGCCGTCTTCATCGAGGGGGAGGAGCGCGACCGGCTCTACGCCAGGATGGTGGCGCAGGCGCCGGGTTTCGCCGAGTATGAGGCCAAGACCAGCCGCCGCATCCCCGTAGTGGCCCTGCTGCCCCAGGCCGCCTGA
- a CDS encoding exodeoxyribonuclease VII small subunit: MSAGPSRVVTVAADEKAPSYEQAREELTEVVRRLETGGLTLEQSIELWERGEKLAAVCEEWLQGARVKLAAAMARRSEPTSGADDTPF; this comes from the coding sequence ATGTCGGCCGGCCCGTCTAGGGTGGTGACCGTGGCAGCAGACGAGAAGGCGCCCTCATACGAGCAGGCCCGCGAGGAGTTGACCGAGGTGGTGCGCCGCCTGGAGACGGGCGGGCTCACGCTGGAGCAGTCGATCGAGCTCTGGGAGCGGGGGGAGAAGCTCGCGGCGGTCTGTGAGGAGTGGCTCCAGGGGGCCAGGGTCAAGCTGGCCGCCGCCATGGCCCGCCGCTCGGAGCCCACCTCGGGCGCCGACGACACACCTTTCTGA